The following proteins come from a genomic window of Paucimonas lemoignei:
- a CDS encoding regulatory protein, TetR, whose translation MTNQIKTSPSRGPSDHSVRDQVVEAATQHFGHYGYEKTTVSDLAKAIGFSKAYIYKFFDSKQAIGEVICSNRLAMIMDVVNSSISDAPTASEKLRRLFRSIVEAGSDLFFHDRKLYDIAAVAGRDQWPSAAAHDERISLLIKQILLEGRESGEFERKTPLDEAVQAIHLVMRPYINPVQLQYNLDIVSTAPVHLSALILRSLAP comes from the coding sequence ATGACCAATCAAATCAAGACGTCGCCCTCGCGCGGCCCCTCCGACCACAGCGTTCGCGATCAGGTTGTGGAAGCGGCTACCCAGCACTTCGGGCACTACGGGTATGAGAAAACCACGGTTTCCGACCTTGCCAAGGCTATTGGCTTTTCGAAGGCTTATATCTACAAATTCTTCGACTCCAAGCAGGCCATCGGGGAGGTGATCTGTTCGAATCGGCTGGCGATGATCATGGATGTCGTGAATTCGTCAATTAGCGATGCACCGACTGCCTCCGAGAAGCTGCGCCGGTTGTTTCGTTCGATTGTCGAGGCGGGCAGTGACTTGTTTTTCCATGATCGCAAGCTCTATGACATCGCCGCGGTGGCAGGCCGTGATCAGTGGCCGTCTGCCGCTGCGCACGATGAGCGAATCAGCCTGCTGATCAAGCAAATCCTGCTTGAGGGCAGGGAGTCGGGAGAGTTTGAACGCAAGACTCCGCTGGATGAGGCTGTTCAAGCGATTCATCTGGTTATGCGTCCTTACATCAACCCGGTGCAGTTGCAGTACAACCTGGACATCGTGTCGACGGCACCTGTGCACCTTTCGGCCTTGATACTGCGAAGTCTGGCTCCTTGA
- the oprM_3 gene encoding RND efflux system, outer membrane lipoprotein, NodT, which translates to MRPLCTYVLVVSTGLLSGCAVGPDYQRPEAPISDRYLTQSSGKPDLTAHSTGNDVWWEGFNDPLLSGFVSNALAQNLDIAQASAQLTQARAGLGAATAALLPSGDVGARAARSYQSVETPLGQVLDSTPGYERYGNAYQANLNASWELDVFGGLRRSRQAALAEYQASQAGVAAVRLAVAAQTADIYITIRGLQTRLAIANQQVNTQQDLLDKAQLLYARGVSPEYEVRQIEGELSQVQATVPILQSGLDAALNALDVMLGTPPGTHRNSLAGLGRIPQTPQLTSTGTPADLLRRRPDLIVAERRLAASSARIGVAISEYYPKFSLSALLGTATAVSSGNLFTGGASQSAGVLGLRWRLFDFGRVDAQINQAKGLEAQALADYRQSVLRATQDVENALSSLANRETQTATLGRGEMALTAARQSSFVGYQQGAVSLIEVLRADEKMLQISDARAQAQAESARAAVAAFKALGGGWQDSQTYMAVE; encoded by the coding sequence ATGCGCCCGCTTTGTACGTACGTACTGGTTGTAAGTACCGGCCTACTGTCCGGCTGCGCCGTCGGCCCGGACTACCAACGTCCAGAGGCGCCGATCTCGGACCGCTACCTGACTCAGTCCAGCGGCAAGCCAGATCTTACAGCGCATTCGACCGGTAATGACGTCTGGTGGGAAGGTTTTAATGATCCGTTACTCAGTGGTTTTGTCTCGAACGCACTGGCGCAGAATCTCGACATCGCTCAAGCCAGTGCGCAGCTCACTCAAGCACGCGCCGGATTAGGTGCAGCGACGGCGGCACTTCTACCGTCAGGCGACGTCGGTGCCCGAGCCGCTCGCTCGTATCAGTCAGTCGAAACTCCACTTGGCCAAGTGTTGGATTCAACACCTGGCTATGAACGCTACGGCAATGCGTACCAAGCCAACCTGAATGCAAGCTGGGAGCTTGATGTGTTTGGAGGCTTGAGACGTAGCCGACAGGCCGCACTGGCTGAATATCAAGCCTCACAGGCAGGCGTCGCTGCCGTAAGGCTTGCTGTAGCAGCCCAGACCGCTGACATTTACATCACCATTCGCGGCCTGCAAACCAGGCTGGCGATTGCAAACCAACAAGTTAACACTCAGCAGGACCTGCTGGATAAGGCCCAACTACTTTACGCCCGTGGGGTATCCCCCGAGTACGAAGTTCGCCAAATTGAAGGGGAGCTTTCACAGGTCCAGGCGACAGTGCCGATACTGCAATCGGGTCTGGACGCCGCATTGAACGCGTTAGACGTGATGCTGGGCACCCCGCCCGGAACTCATCGAAACTCGCTGGCTGGACTGGGTCGCATCCCGCAAACGCCTCAGCTCACGTCGACGGGAACTCCCGCTGACCTTCTACGCCGCAGGCCCGATCTCATCGTGGCCGAGCGCCGCCTTGCCGCCTCCAGTGCGCGTATTGGCGTAGCGATCAGCGAGTACTACCCGAAATTCTCACTGAGTGCATTGCTGGGGACCGCCACGGCAGTTTCGAGCGGCAATCTGTTTACCGGCGGCGCCAGCCAATCAGCAGGTGTCTTGGGGCTGCGTTGGAGGCTTTTTGATTTTGGTCGGGTAGACGCCCAGATCAATCAAGCCAAGGGACTGGAGGCACAAGCCCTTGCCGATTACCGCCAGTCGGTTTTACGTGCCACTCAGGATGTTGAAAACGCCTTGTCTTCACTGGCCAATCGCGAAACGCAGACGGCAACGCTTGGCAGAGGGGAAATGGCGCTGACTGCCGCCAGGCAATCTTCATTTGTGGGCTACCAACAGGGCGCTGTCAGCTTGATTGAAGTACTCAGAGCCGATGAAAAAATGCTGCAGATTTCCGATGCAAGAGCGCAGGCCCAGGCAGAGTCTGCGCGTGCTGCCGTTGCCGCATTTAAAGCGTTGGGTGGAGGATGGCAGGATTCGCAAACCTACATGGCCGTTGAGTAA